From the Kribbella sp. CA-293567 genome, the window CCGCCTGTGGGACGAGATCTGCCTCAACCGGTACGGCGTGACCGACGCGAAGGCCCGCCGGCTCCGGTACGGCGTACAGGTCAACTCGCTCGGCCTCACCGAGGCGCAGCCCGAGAACAACGTCCAGCGGATCGTGCTGGAGATGCTCGGCGTCACGTTGTCGAAGAACGCCCGCGCCCGCGCCGTCCAGTTGCCCGCGTGGAACGAGGCGCTCGGCCTGCCGCGGCCGTGGGATCAGCAGTGGTCGCTGCGGATGCAGCAGGTGCTCGCGTACGAGTCGGACCTGCTCGAGTACGAGGACATCTTCGACGGCTCGCACGTGATCGAGGCGAAGGTGGACGAGCTGGTCGCGGGGGCGCAGGAGGAGATCGATCGCGTCCAGGCGATGGGCGGTGCGGTCGTCGCGGTCGAGAGCGGCTATCTCAAGCAGGCGCTGGTCGCCTCGCACGCCGAGCGCAGGCAGCGGATCGAGTCGGGGGAGCAGGTCGTCGTCGGGGTCAACAAGTTCGAGAACACCGACCCGTCACCGCTGACCGCCGACCTCGACACCGCGATCCAGACCGCGGACCCGCAGGCTGAGGCAGCCGCGCTGACCTCGCTCGACGAATGGCGCGAGCAGCGCGACTCGAAGGCGGTGGAGGATGCGCTCACCAGACTGCGCGAGGCCGCGAAGGGCACCGAGAACCTGATGCAGGCGACCCTCACCTGCGTCCGCGCCGGCGCGACGACGGGGGAGTGGGCCGGCGTACTGCGGGAGGTGTTCGGCGAGTACCGCGCACCGACCGGCGTCTCGGGCTCGGTCGGCGTCTCCGGCGGTGGCGAGGCGATCGCCGCCGTCCGGGTGAAGGTGGCCGAGACTTCCGACGAGTTGGGTGGCCGGCTGCGTTTCCTGGTCGGCAAACCGGGGCTCGACGGTCACTCGAACGGCGCCGAGCAGGTTGCGGTCCGGGCCCGCGACGTCGGCTTCGAGGTGATCTACCAAGGCATCCGCCTGACGCCCGAGCAGATCGTCGCGGCGGCCGTTGCCGAGGACGTGCACTGCGTCGGCCTGTCGATCCTGTCCGGTTCGCACATGGAACTCGTCCCGCAGGTCGTCAAGGGCCTGCGCGAAGCCGGCCTCGAAGACGTCCCGGTCGTCGTCGGGGGCATCGTGCCCGACGCCGACGCCCGGGCCCTCCAGTCGGCCGGGGTCGCCGCCGTCTACACGCCGAAGGACTACGACCTCACCGGCATGATGGCCAGCGTGGTCGACGTCATCCGGCGCGCGAACGACCTCTAGCCCTGCTTGGCCGCGATCAGGTCCTCGACGGACTTCGGCAGGGTGGTCTCGAAGTCGAGGAGTTTGGCCCAGGTCAGGGTGACGGTGATGACCACCATCTCGTCGTACAGCGCTCGCACGCCTTCGACCCAGCCGCCGTACTGTTCCTCGGTCATCACCTTGCGGCCGGCCACCAGGTAGCCGTCGGGCACGCCCTGGACGAGTTCGAGCTCGGCCGTGCCGCGCAGCAGCAGCGCCTTCGGGGGGAACGCGCCGATGTCGATGGTGAGCGCGACCTTCGGACTCTTCCGCAGCGCCGGGACCTTCGCCGACTTCGGGACGGTGGCCATCATCAGCTGCTCGCCCTCCATCCAGAACCCGATCGGGATGACTCGCGGGTCGCCGTCCAGGCCGTTGTAGGCCAGCCTGGCTGGAATCGGTCCGGTCAGCAGTTCCTGCGAGTACGGCCTGGCCAGGATCTCGGCGATCTCGGTCTGGTGCATGGTGCTGATCCTTCCGGTCGGGGAGTGCTCTCAGCCAGGGGACGAAGCTGCCCGGACCTTCTCGACATCGTTAGGTTGGGAAAATGCGGGAAACTTTTGCGTTCGGAGCCGGACAGGTCGAACTGAGCGAGGACGGAGCGGTCGCGGCCGTGCTGCACCCGACCCGGGGGCACTCGATGCTGCTCGCGGACGGCGTCGTCCACGATCCGGCTCACTACTGGGGCAAGGGTTTCATGATCACCGATCGCGGCAGCCACCGCTTCGACGCGCCCGACTTCACCCGCTGGCGGCAGACGGGTATCGACCTGCTCTACCGTCTGGGCGAGTTGGAGCTCCGCGTCGGCCGTCGCTTCGGCGAGCACTGGACCGAGACCTACGAGCTGCGGAACACGGGGGCCGAGCCGATCACCATCGGCTCGCTCGCGATCAGTACGCCGTACCGCGACCTCTACAGCTCCAGTCGCGAGAGCCTCGACAACGCTGTCCACGCTCACCTCTGGACGGGCGGCGCCGACTCCTGGGCTTGGGCGGTGCCGATGGACGGGAGCGGACCGGGCCTCGGGCTCCAGCTCACCGAAGGAGAGCTCTGGGCGTACTCCATGGAGTCTCGCGACGCAGGCACCGGCAGCAACATCCGCGGTCACCTCTATCTCCACCTCACCGACCACGCCCGCGCGCCGCACGCGATGGGCGGCCAGCCGCAGATCGTGCTTCAGCCGGGCGAATCCCACCGCTGGACCTGGCAACTTGGCTGGCACGAGACCCTCGAGGCCTTCCACGCGACCCGCCGGCCGTTGATCGGCGCGACGACCCTCACCGCGGAGGTCGGCGAGACGATCGCCATCGAGCTGGCCGACCGTGCGAAAGGGCCCGCGTCCGTCAGCTCGCAGAGACCTGGCACGCAGTACGTCGAAGCGACCGACGGCAAGGTCAGGTCGCGGGTCAACGTGCTGTTCCACGAGCCGTTGCGGGCGATCGTCGAGCGGCGCGTGCGGTTCGTCCTCGACCATCAGCGACCGATCGAGCTGAGCGACAGCCGCCGTTTCTCCTTCGTCCCGTATGACACCGCGACCGGCCTGCGGGTGCTCTCCGGCGCCTGGCGGGACTGGTCCGACGCCCGGGAACGTGTCGGCACGGCGTTGTTGCTGCAGGCAACCAGAGACCGCGGCTGGGGAGATCGCGTGGAGCTCGACCAGGCGCTGTCCGGCTACCAGCAGTTCGTGACCGAGCACCTGCTCGCCGCCGACGGCACGCTCAGGGACGACAGCCTGCACGAGACCAGCGTCCGGCTCTACAACTTCCCTTGGTTCGCCCGCTTCTTCCTCGGCCAGGGTGACACCGCCACCGCGATCCGCATCATCGACCGGTACTACGAACTCGGCGGCGCCCACTTCCTCGCCTTCGACCTCGGCCCGCTGCTGCGCGAACTCGCCCAGGTGTCGCCGAGGATGCGCGACCATCTGACCGCTCACGCCCGGGCCTTCCTCGACTACGGCGACGACCTCCCACCCCACGAGGTCAACTACGAGCAGTCGATGGTCGCCCCGCTGCTGGAACTCCTGGTGGCCGCCTATCAGGAAGCGCCCGGCTCGTTCGATTCGGCCGAACTCACCCGCCGCCTGCCCTGGCTGACCTCCTTCGCCGCGGACCAGCCCGACGTACGGATGCGGCACGTCCCGATCCGCCATTGGGACGGCTACTGGTTCGGCGTACTGCGCCTGTGGGGAGACGTCTTCCCGCACTACTGGTCGATCCTCAGCGCCGCCGTCTACCTCACCTGGCCGCGCGACCTCGTCTCCGCGCGCGAGGCCGACCGGCTCAGGACAGCAGGCGAGGCGATCCTCAAGGCCAACCTGGTCAACTTCCACCAGGACGGCTCCGCCACCTGTGCTTTCGTCTACCCGAGCTGCGTCAACGGCCGCCCGGCGCACGTCGCCGATCCGCTGGCGAACGATCAGGACTGGGCCCTTGTCTACGCCCTCAGATTCGGCGACGCCGACCCATCCCTGGGGACGGTCGCACCGAACACCTCTTCGTGATCACCCGACGGAAGATGCTGATGGCCGGCGCCGCCGCGTACGCCGGGCTGGTGGGCTGCGGCGGGACAGAGCCGAAGCCTCCGTCGGCAGGAGGGCCGTTGACGATCTCGTACGGCGACGACGAGTCGCAGGTGGCGGATCTCCACCTGCCGGCCGGTGATGGCAAGGTGCCGGTCGTCGTCGTGATCCACGGTGGGTTCTGGATGAGCGGCTACGGCAAGGAGCTGGCCACGCCGCTGGCCGAGGATCTTGCCGCGCAGGGGATCGCCGGGTACGCGATCGAGTACCGCCGGGTCGGCAACGGCGGGGGCTGGCCCGAGACCTTCGAGGACGTCGCGGCCGCGATCGACGAGCTGGCCGGTCAACCCCGCCTCGATCTCACGAAAGTGGTTGCCGTCGGCCACTCGGCGGGCGGGCACCTGGCCGTTTGGGCCGCGAGCCGGGCCGGGTTGCCGCAGGACGCTCCGGGGGCCAAGCCGCGGGTGGTGCTGACCGGGGCGGTGTCGCAGGCCGGAGTACTGGATCTGGTGAATGCCTATGACGAGCAGGTCGGGGGTGGCGCGGTTCCGTCGTTCCTCGGGACGACGCCCGCCAAGGATCGCGCCCGCTATCAGTTGGCGTCGCCGTACGAGCGGCTACCGTTGAAGGTCCCCGTCGCGTTGGTGCACGGCACTCGCGACGGGCAGGTGCCGATCGAGCAGAGCCGCCGCTATCGCGACGCCGCGGTGAAGGCCGGCGACCAGGTGACCTTGACCGAACTCGACAAGGCCGGCCACTTCGAGCTGATCGACCCGGCCGACGAAGCTTGGTTAGCCTGTCGCTCGGAAGCGCAGCGGTTGCTGACCTGAGGAGAGCAGAGATGCCGGATCGTGCCGAGACAGCCCGTCAGGTGATCGCCGACAACCTCTACCTGTCGCTGGGAACAGCCGACGCCGCCGGTACGCCGTGGGTCACGCCGGTCTTCTTCAGTCCCGACGGCTACACCGACTACTACTGGGTCTCCTCGCCCGACACCCAGCACTCGCGCAACCTCACCGAGCGAGCCGAAGTGGGGATCGCGATCTTCGACACCCACGCGGTGGTCGGTGCCGCGGAGGCCGTCTACTTCAAGGCGACGGCCCGGCAGGTGCCCGACGAAAAGTTGCCGTCGGCGCTGGCGATCTACAACAACCGGTTGCCGGAGGCGAAGCATTTCGAGTTGGCCGAACTGCTCGCCCCGGCCGGCTTCCGGCTGTACCGCGCGACAGTGGTGGAGCAGTCCGTGCTGGTTCGCGGTGGCGACCCCGAGCTGGGCAAGGGCGCCGACTCGAGGCTGATCGTCACGCTCTGATCAGCCCAGCTCCGGCAGCAGGTCGCGGAGTGCGTCGCTGGCGAACGTGTGCAGGCTGGTGCCGTAGGAGATGCGAGTGGCGCCCAACGCGACCAGGTCGGCCGGTTTTGGGCCGCTGGGGGAGGCGTGCGCGTTGATCGGGCCGCCGATCTCGTCGGCCAGCCGACGGAGATCCGCTGCCGGCGCGAAGATCGGGTAGACACAGTCGGCTCCCGCGCGGCGATAGGCGACGCCGCGGGCGATCGCGTCCTCGGCGGTGCCGCCCGTGAAGAAGTTGTCGATACGGGCGTTGACGACCAGATCGGCCCCGGCGGCAGCCCGTACCGCGCACAGGTAGTCGGCGTGCTGCTGGACGTCCACCAACTTGCCGGCGACAGAATCCTCCAGGTTGCAGCCGACCGCACCCGCCTCCAGCAGCCTCTCCGCGAACTCCCGCGGCTCCAGCCCGTAGCCGGCCTCCATGTCGGCCGTCACCGGTACGCCGACCGCTCGCACGATCCGCGCGACCGCCCCGAACATCTCCGCCGGCGGGGTGAGCTGGCCGTCGTCGTACCCGAGCACGCGGGCGACCGCGCCGCTGCTGGTGGCGATCGCCGGATACCCGGCGTCGGCGATGATGCGGGCGCTGACCGGGTCCCATGCGTTTGGAAGGATCAGCGGCGTGAGGTCGTGGTGCAGCGCGCGGAAGGCTTCCGCCGTACGCCGGTCCGGCTGGACGTTGACGGGTGGCATCGCGGTCAGCTCGGGTTGTAGTGGCCGGGCTCCAGGCGGCAGGTGACGCCGACCCGGTTCCACGCGTTGATCATGATGATCAGGCCCATCAACTGTGCCAGCTCCTTCGGGTCGAACGCGGCGGCCGCGATCGCGTACTTGTCGTCGGGGACGTGATCGACGCTGATCAGCGTCATCGCCTCGGTCAGTTCGAGCGCCGCCTGCTCCTGCTCGGTGTAGAACCCGCGTGCCTCGCGCCAGGTGGCGACCAGGTGCAGCCGCTGCTCGGTGTCACCCTCGTGCCGGGCATCCAGCGTGTGCATGTCCAGGCAGTAGGCGCAGCCGTTCAGCTGCGAGGCGCGGATCCGCACCAGGTGGGCGAGCTTCGGGTCGATACCGAGGGCGGACACCTCGTCCAGTGCGATCAGGGCCTGGTAGAACTCCGGCGCGTGGGTGGCGATCTTGACTCTGCGTACTGCGTGCGTGCTCATACCGATCAAGCTAGTCGCGAACCGGCCCAGGTGTATGGTCCAATCCCATGGAAGAACGAGGGGCCAATTCTGCGGCCGGCGCCGATCTTCATCTGGAGCTGAGCGGTACGGCGGGCCGGGCGGAGCTGGTGCGGGCGCTGCACGATTCGATCCGGTCGGGCCGGCTTCCCGCCGGAACCCGGCTGCCGTCGTCGCGCTCCCTCGCCAAGGACCTCGGCATCGCCCGCAACACCGTCGCCGACGCCTACGGGCAGCTGGTAGCCGAAGGCTGGCTCACCGCCCGCCAAGGCTCCGGCACGTTGGTCGCGGAGCGGGTGCTGCCGGCCGCCGGCGTCGCCACGCCTGGACGTGAAGCTCCTGGCACGTTCGACCGCCCGTCCTACCGGTACGACCTCACGCCGGGCTCGCCAGATCTCTCGACCTTTCCCCGCAACGAATGGCTGGCAGCAGCCAGGAAGGCACTACCGGCAGCCCCCAACGACGCCTTCGGCTACGGCGACCCCCGCGGCCGCATCGAACTGCGCGAGAACCTCGCCGACTACCTGGCCCGAGCCCGCGGCGTACGGGCAGATCCTGACCGCATCCTGATCTGCTCCGGCTATGTCCAGGCACTCAACCTCCTCACCGACGTACTGCGGCAGCAGGGCGCGACGACGATGTCGGTCGAAGAGTTCGGCTACAGCCTCCACTGGGACGTGATCCGCTCCCGCGGGCTGCAACCAACTCCAGTGCCCGTCGACGAGTACGGCGTCCGCTCAGACCTGCTGCAAGGTCAAGCGGCCCTGCTGACCCCGGCTCACCAGATGCCGCTGGGCGTGCCACTGGCGCCGGACCGGCGTACCAGAGCTGTCGAGTGGGCCCGCGACAGCGACGCGATACTGATCGAGGACGACTACGACGGCGAGTTCCGCTACGACCGCCAGTCAGTAGGCGCTCTGCAGGCTCTGGACCCCGAACGCGTCGTCTACACCGGTAC encodes:
- a CDS encoding protein meaA, with translation MSSQKDRPWVMRTYAGHSSAAESNALFRRNLAKGQTGLSVAFDLPTQTGYDADHPLAKGEVGKVGVPVAHLGDVRALFDQIPLAQMNTSMTINATAMWLLALYQVAAQEQGALPDELTGTTQNDIVKEYLSRGTYAFPPDASLRLSTDLIAYTVSNVPQWNPINICSYHLQEAGATPVQELAFALSTAIAVLDRVRDGGQVPAERFGDVVQRISFFVNAGVRFIEETCKMRAFVRLWDEICLNRYGVTDAKARRLRYGVQVNSLGLTEAQPENNVQRIVLEMLGVTLSKNARARAVQLPAWNEALGLPRPWDQQWSLRMQQVLAYESDLLEYEDIFDGSHVIEAKVDELVAGAQEEIDRVQAMGGAVVAVESGYLKQALVASHAERRQRIESGEQVVVGVNKFENTDPSPLTADLDTAIQTADPQAEAAALTSLDEWREQRDSKAVEDALTRLREAAKGTENLMQATLTCVRAGATTGEWAGVLREVFGEYRAPTGVSGSVGVSGGGEAIAAVRVKVAETSDELGGRLRFLVGKPGLDGHSNGAEQVAVRARDVGFEVIYQGIRLTPEQIVAAAVAEDVHCVGLSILSGSHMELVPQVVKGLREAGLEDVPVVVGGIVPDADARALQSAGVAAVYTPKDYDLTGMMASVVDVIRRANDL
- a CDS encoding pyridoxamine 5'-phosphate oxidase family protein, with the protein product MHQTEIAEILARPYSQELLTGPIPARLAYNGLDGDPRVIPIGFWMEGEQLMMATVPKSAKVPALRKSPKVALTIDIGAFPPKALLLRGTAELELVQGVPDGYLVAGRKVMTEEQYGGWVEGVRALYDEMVVITVTLTWAKLLDFETTLPKSVEDLIAAKQG
- a CDS encoding alpha/beta hydrolase family protein translates to MITRRKMLMAGAAAYAGLVGCGGTEPKPPSAGGPLTISYGDDESQVADLHLPAGDGKVPVVVVIHGGFWMSGYGKELATPLAEDLAAQGIAGYAIEYRRVGNGGGWPETFEDVAAAIDELAGQPRLDLTKVVAVGHSAGGHLAVWAASRAGLPQDAPGAKPRVVLTGAVSQAGVLDLVNAYDEQVGGGAVPSFLGTTPAKDRARYQLASPYERLPLKVPVALVHGTRDGQVPIEQSRRYRDAAVKAGDQVTLTELDKAGHFELIDPADEAWLACRSEAQRLLT
- a CDS encoding pyridoxamine 5'-phosphate oxidase family protein, with the translated sequence MPDRAETARQVIADNLYLSLGTADAAGTPWVTPVFFSPDGYTDYYWVSSPDTQHSRNLTERAEVGIAIFDTHAVVGAAEAVYFKATARQVPDEKLPSALAIYNNRLPEAKHFELAELLAPAGFRLYRATVVEQSVLVRGGDPELGKGADSRLIVTL
- a CDS encoding isocitrate lyase/PEP mutase family protein, coding for MPPVNVQPDRRTAEAFRALHHDLTPLILPNAWDPVSARIIADAGYPAIATSSGAVARVLGYDDGQLTPPAEMFGAVARIVRAVGVPVTADMEAGYGLEPREFAERLLEAGAVGCNLEDSVAGKLVDVQQHADYLCAVRAAAGADLVVNARIDNFFTGGTAEDAIARGVAYRRAGADCVYPIFAPAADLRRLADEIGGPINAHASPSGPKPADLVALGATRISYGTSLHTFASDALRDLLPELG
- a CDS encoding carboxymuconolactone decarboxylase family protein, which produces MSTHAVRRVKIATHAPEFYQALIALDEVSALGIDPKLAHLVRIRASQLNGCAYCLDMHTLDARHEGDTEQRLHLVATWREARGFYTEQEQAALELTEAMTLISVDHVPDDKYAIAAAAFDPKELAQLMGLIIMINAWNRVGVTCRLEPGHYNPS
- the pdxR gene encoding MocR-like pyridoxine biosynthesis transcription factor PdxR, which translates into the protein MEERGANSAAGADLHLELSGTAGRAELVRALHDSIRSGRLPAGTRLPSSRSLAKDLGIARNTVADAYGQLVAEGWLTARQGSGTLVAERVLPAAGVATPGREAPGTFDRPSYRYDLTPGSPDLSTFPRNEWLAAARKALPAAPNDAFGYGDPRGRIELRENLADYLARARGVRADPDRILICSGYVQALNLLTDVLRQQGATTMSVEEFGYSLHWDVIRSRGLQPTPVPVDEYGVRSDLLQGQAALLTPAHQMPLGVPLAPDRRTRAVEWARDSDAILIEDDYDGEFRYDRQSVGALQALDPERVVYTGTASKSLAPGLRLAWMVLPEHLMEPVLAVKRTTDLLTATLDQLVLAEYIASGHYDRHVRRTRQHYRRRRDHLVELLAARAPGVTVAGISAGLHVLLDVPGDAADMVARARRQGLLIATLDHYRFTPNPAERQALVVGYGTPPDHSYNGALDLLCQILAV